From a region of the Synechococcus sp. PCC 7502 genome:
- a CDS encoding FAD-dependent monooxygenase: MQQLIYLEIPNPGTNSVKKWLQSSFIPLSGNKVLTPDGFLIASGDAEVCVFVWSLQRTTYLKAFRWTEAALADEQNILKDLTNRIRLAFPSQYPAPRAAIAQELANGVSIFTALESDYPLTVKYFQKLPNGEYDLNRVYWWEKRWRDSVCNPQKPNQVIFRNTESNSVQEPEYDLIYIGGALGIIHATMMAKLGYKVCLIERLPFGRMNREWNISRAEFQGLVDFGLFTQAEFESIILREYVDGFNKFFDGNNPSNAKAAVLHTPTVLNVAIASEKLLKICGDKLKEFGGKIFEQTEFDQAVVSNSGVTVKAHNLLTQASLELTGRLLIDAMGSASAIAQQINNGRAFDSVCPTVGAVLEGIDPSVWDQKYGDVLFSHGDISRGRQLIWELFPGANNEIAIYLFHYHQVNPANPGSLLEMYEDFFAILPEYRRCDMEQLVWKKATFGYIPGHFSLGANARQVSFDRLLAIGDAASLQSPLVFTGFGSLVRNLPRLTDLLDTALKHDLLSADQLQHITAYQSNVAVTWLFSKGMMVPTGRNLPPERINSMLNSFFGVMADQEGSVSDRFIKDRLGWGMFNRLAIIAAFKNPKIITWIWDMAGAQDMARWLVSYFWFTIDALMHFLLAKSLPKYLSQNQGWLESKYPKLWLKLLSWSYGINYSIGNPTIKS, translated from the coding sequence ATGCAGCAGCTAATTTATTTAGAAATTCCTAATCCTGGTACTAATTCTGTTAAGAAATGGCTTCAATCTAGCTTTATTCCCCTATCTGGCAACAAGGTCTTAACTCCTGATGGGTTTTTAATTGCATCTGGTGATGCTGAGGTATGCGTATTTGTCTGGTCTTTACAGCGCACTACTTACCTGAAGGCTTTTCGCTGGACAGAGGCAGCTTTAGCAGATGAACAGAACATTCTTAAAGACCTTACCAATCGAATTCGCCTAGCATTTCCGTCTCAATATCCTGCACCGAGGGCAGCGATCGCCCAAGAATTAGCTAATGGGGTATCAATTTTTACCGCTTTAGAGTCAGACTATCCCCTCACGGTGAAATATTTTCAGAAACTCCCCAATGGAGAATACGATCTAAATCGGGTGTACTGGTGGGAAAAGCGGTGGCGAGATAGTGTCTGTAATCCCCAAAAGCCGAATCAGGTGATTTTCCGTAATACTGAATCCAACTCAGTTCAAGAGCCTGAATATGACTTGATCTATATTGGTGGGGCATTAGGCATAATTCACGCCACAATGATGGCAAAACTGGGCTATAAAGTCTGCTTGATCGAACGCCTGCCCTTTGGGCGCATGAATCGGGAATGGAATATCTCTAGGGCTGAGTTTCAAGGGTTGGTAGATTTTGGACTATTTACCCAAGCGGAATTTGAAAGCATTATTCTGAGGGAATATGTGGATGGGTTTAATAAGTTTTTTGATGGTAATAATCCTAGTAATGCTAAAGCGGCAGTATTGCATACACCCACGGTTCTAAATGTGGCGATCGCTTCTGAAAAATTACTAAAAATTTGTGGGGACAAGTTAAAAGAATTTGGCGGTAAGATTTTTGAGCAAACAGAATTTGATCAAGCTGTAGTTAGTAATTCTGGGGTTACAGTTAAAGCTCATAATTTGCTCACCCAAGCAAGCTTGGAACTTACAGGACGGTTACTCATTGATGCTATGGGTTCTGCCAGTGCGATCGCCCAACAGATTAATAACGGCAGAGCGTTTGATAGTGTGTGTCCCACCGTAGGCGCAGTGCTGGAGGGCATAGACCCCAGTGTATGGGATCAAAAATATGGCGATGTCCTCTTCAGTCATGGGGATATTTCCCGTGGGCGGCAACTAATTTGGGAGTTATTTCCCGGTGCTAATAATGAAATTGCCATTTATCTATTTCACTATCATCAGGTCAATCCTGCAAACCCCGGCTCATTGTTGGAAATGTATGAGGATTTCTTTGCTATTCTGCCTGAATATCGGCGGTGTGATATGGAGCAGCTAGTTTGGAAAAAGGCAACTTTTGGGTATATCCCCGGACATTTTAGTCTTGGTGCCAATGCCCGACAGGTATCTTTTGATCGGCTATTAGCGATCGGGGACGCTGCCTCTTTGCAATCTCCATTGGTATTTACAGGATTTGGGTCTCTAGTCCGCAATCTGCCCCGTTTAACCGATTTACTGGATACTGCCCTTAAGCATGATCTACTGTCCGCCGATCAGTTGCAGCATATTACCGCCTATCAAAGTAACGTAGCCGTGACATGGTTATTTTCTAAGGGCATGATGGTACCTACGGGTAGAAATTTACCCCCAGAGCGAATTAACTCCATGCTCAATTCATTTTTTGGAGTAATGGCAGATCAAGAAGGTAGTGTGAGCGATCGCTTTATTAAAGATCGATTAGGCTGGGGTATGTTTAATCGCTTGGCAATAATTGCTGCTTTTAAAAATCCTAAAATTATCACTTGGATTTGGGATATGGCAGGAGCGCAGGATATGGCAAGGTGGTTAGTTAGCTACTTTTGGTTCACTATTGATGCTCTGATGCACTTTTTGCTGGCTAAATCGCTGCCTAAATATCTCAGTCAAAATCAAGGATGGCTAGAGTCCAAATATCCTAAACTTTGGCTTAAGTTGCTCAGTTGGAGCTATGGCATTAACTATTCCATTGGCAATCCCACAATCAAATCTTAG
- a CDS encoding PCP reductase family protein has translation MSEAVTWSTEAEAKLQEVPFWGRFLVRREVEKFARGLNKNEVSIDVYNLANQKWQREKPKD, from the coding sequence ATGAGTGAAGCAGTAACTTGGTCAACAGAGGCAGAAGCTAAATTACAAGAAGTTCCCTTTTGGGGCAGATTTTTGGTGCGAAGGGAAGTGGAAAAATTTGCGCGAGGCTTGAATAAAAATGAAGTATCAATAGATGTATATAATCTGGCAAATCAAAAATGGCAGCGAGAAAAACCTAAGGATTAG
- a CDS encoding YaaW family protein: protein MDELTEALELATDEELHYCADILFRRKFNPLDYVATPKVNELKSRDRLDLIEAIAKRFKFLAADGLTVLKGKTNQVSYRQVLEMVCQHLAVTYSKSQTVAEIEAELFLGLIQKSWQKLSPRERKRLNDSMQLALTESDLQKSLPKHLHNDPLGLVLKGSGAIALSTVIQPAVMSFLARQFAIHLATYQVGQEAIKLGGTAIANKLQVYISTNIAKYGMASTAAKYAVARTAFSFITPALWGVFFADLGWRAIATNYARIIPVIFTLAQIRLLRDI from the coding sequence ATGGATGAGTTAACTGAGGCTTTAGAGTTAGCAACAGACGAGGAACTGCATTACTGTGCGGATATTTTATTCAGGCGCAAGTTTAATCCCCTTGATTATGTGGCTACGCCCAAGGTAAATGAGCTCAAAAGTAGAGATAGGCTAGATTTAATTGAGGCGATCGCCAAGAGGTTTAAGTTCTTAGCGGCTGACGGGCTTACGGTCTTAAAAGGTAAAACTAACCAAGTTAGCTACCGTCAAGTCCTAGAGATGGTGTGTCAGCACTTAGCTGTTACCTATTCTAAGTCTCAAACTGTGGCAGAAATTGAAGCAGAGTTGTTTCTGGGGTTAATTCAAAAGTCTTGGCAGAAGCTATCACCTCGGGAACGTAAACGCTTAAATGATTCTATGCAGTTAGCTTTAACAGAGTCAGATTTACAAAAAAGTTTGCCTAAGCACCTCCATAATGATCCCCTAGGGTTAGTACTTAAGGGTTCGGGGGCGATCGCTCTTAGTACAGTGATTCAACCAGCCGTGATGAGTTTTCTAGCTAGACAATTTGCCATTCATTTAGCAACCTATCAAGTGGGTCAAGAGGCGATTAAATTAGGTGGTACAGCGATCGCTAATAAATTACAGGTTTATATCTCGACTAATATTGCCAAGTATGGAATGGCATCAACTGCGGCTAAGTATGCTGTAGCTAGAACTGCTTTTTCTTTTATTACTCCCGCTTTATGGGGGGTATTTTTTGCGGATTTAGGCTGGCGGGCGATCGCTACCAATTATGCGCGAATTATTCCCGTAATTTTTACCTTGGCACAAATTCGTTTATTGCGAGATATTTAG